The following proteins are co-located in the Calditerrivibrio sp. genome:
- a CDS encoding biopolymer transporter ExbD: MRFKKEKNRSGIEIPTTSVTDIIFLIVLFLMVSATFTTYNINNLEINLPKAKGEAITDSKVVSITITKNREFSINNQRVDPGLVPVKLKELFTQNPNASVMIQADKDALHGDVVYIMDESKKVGFNRLAIAAEANE, encoded by the coding sequence ATGAGATTCAAAAAGGAAAAAAACAGAAGTGGTATAGAGATCCCCACAACATCTGTTACTGATATCATTTTTTTAATCGTGCTCTTTCTCATGGTATCTGCAACCTTTACCACATATAACATAAATAACCTCGAAATAAATCTACCCAAAGCAAAAGGTGAAGCCATAACAGATAGCAAAGTGGTCTCGATTACGATCACCAAAAATAGAGAATTTTCCATTAATAATCAGAGGGTTGATCCAGGTCTCGTACCTGTAAAACTAAAAGAACTCTTCACTCAAAACCCCAATGCTAGCGTCATGATTCAGGCAGACAAAGATGCTCTTCATGGAGATGTTGTCTACATCATGGATGAGAGTAAAAAGGTGGGCTTTAATAGGCTTGCAATAGCTGCAGAGGCAAATGAATGA
- a CDS encoding RNA pseudouridine synthase → MRLSDFLSKKYNISKRLSKKYIRKGLVYSGAIKISRDIPVEEHQDFKIILENKTYHYNPMDYILYRSPEILFLYKPPFMHTERHTPEDDLCISDIVVYESYDYKLISRLDYETDGILAAVNKKIRIEQTFKRYRAWVNGYLNNEIIFDKKIDASKKRKVSILDEKGDNVLIIKPVDHIKNYTLIEVEINYAHRHQIRAATSYLGFPIVGDKLYGKAENIRLMLQCFYTQVNNYELHLDLVKPDVSITIPLQL, encoded by the coding sequence TTGAGACTCTCTGACTTTTTATCCAAAAAATACAATATATCAAAGAGACTTTCCAAAAAATATATTAGGAAAGGCTTGGTCTATTCAGGAGCAATAAAGATCTCAAGGGATATACCAGTAGAAGAACATCAGGACTTTAAAATAATCTTAGAAAATAAAACATATCATTACAATCCAATGGATTATATCCTCTATAGGTCCCCAGAAATCCTCTTCCTTTATAAACCACCTTTTATGCATACAGAAAGACATACCCCAGAAGATGATCTCTGTATATCAGATATCGTTGTTTATGAGTCTTATGATTACAAACTTATCAGTAGATTGGATTACGAAACCGATGGAATCTTAGCTGCCGTTAATAAAAAAATAAGAATAGAACAGACGTTTAAAAGATACAGAGCATGGGTAAACGGGTATCTAAACAATGAAATAATTTTTGACAAAAAGATTGATGCCTCGAAAAAGAGAAAAGTTTCTATTTTAGACGAAAAAGGGGACAATGTATTGATCATCAAACCAGTGGATCATATAAAAAACTATACTTTAATAGAAGTGGAGATCAATTATGCCCATCGCCACCAAATTAGAGCAGCCACTTCATATTTAGGTTTTCCGATAGTTGGTGATAAACTTTATGGTAAAGCTGAAAATATCAGGCTTATGTTGCAATGTTTTTATACTCAAGTGAACAATTATGAGCTCCATCTTGATTTAGTAAAACCAGATGTGAGCATTACAATCCCTTTACAACTTTAA
- a CDS encoding SAM-dependent methyltransferase, with translation MSDQLKNIIIERIQQSGKITFAEFMDYALYYPKLGYYQKENPFGVTGSFYTSVNASEKFGFCLAKSFCNMIEQFNLSCHICEMGAGSGMLANDILNYYQEINPTFYREIKYTIIEKSDYLISTQKQTLQKHINKVSWETFDNFNNFNGIFFSNELVDAFPVHRIIRINDQTKEIFVIFDGDRFQFYPDTFSTPKLDEYMKKLNIKLIDKQIADINLQSTEWISSLASKLKKGFIITIDYGWTSDKLYAPFRMDGTVTCYFKHTQNNDFFDRIGEQDITAFVDFSALTKYGQDSGLTFVNLLPQSLYLVQAGILEFISKAQTDLERVSIKSLIIPEGGFGTNFHVLIQSKNINIPDNFIHKKTPTETYLSLAQQFSNIETL, from the coding sequence ATGAGTGATCAACTAAAAAATATTATTATAGAAAGAATACAACAATCCGGTAAAATAACCTTTGCCGAATTTATGGATTATGCCCTTTATTATCCTAAACTCGGTTACTATCAAAAAGAAAACCCTTTTGGGGTTACAGGTAGTTTCTATACGTCAGTGAACGCATCAGAAAAATTTGGCTTCTGTTTAGCTAAGAGCTTTTGCAACATGATAGAGCAGTTTAACCTCTCTTGCCATATATGCGAAATGGGCGCTGGATCAGGAATGCTTGCAAACGATATTCTAAACTATTACCAAGAAATAAACCCAACTTTTTACAGAGAAATAAAGTACACAATAATTGAAAAAAGTGACTACTTGATTTCAACTCAAAAACAAACATTACAAAAACATATAAACAAAGTTTCTTGGGAAACTTTTGACAATTTCAATAATTTTAACGGTATTTTTTTCTCCAATGAGCTCGTAGACGCCTTCCCGGTTCACAGAATCATTAGGATAAATGACCAAACAAAAGAGATCTTTGTAATCTTCGACGGTGATAGATTTCAATTCTACCCAGATACTTTTTCTACACCAAAACTTGATGAATATATGAAAAAGCTAAATATAAAATTAATAGATAAGCAGATAGCAGATATCAACCTACAATCAACAGAATGGATTAGCTCCTTAGCGAGCAAACTAAAAAAAGGTTTTATCATCACAATAGACTATGGATGGACTTCTGATAAACTCTATGCTCCATTTAGAATGGATGGTACGGTTACCTGTTATTTCAAGCATACACAAAATAACGACTTCTTTGATCGCATAGGCGAGCAGGATATAACAGCCTTTGTAGACTTTTCTGCTCTAACTAAGTATGGACAAGATTCTGGCCTTACCTTTGTAAACCTTCTTCCCCAATCGCTATACCTTGTCCAAGCTGGTATTCTTGAGTTTATCTCAAAAGCACAAACAGATCTCGAAAGGGTTTCCATAAAATCACTGATTATTCCTGAAGGTGGCTTTGGAACGAATTTTCATGTTCTGATACAATCAAAGAATATCAATATACCTGATAACTTCATCCACAAAAAAACCCCAACAGAAACATATCTATCATTGGCACAACAGTTTTCAAACATTGAGACTCTCTGA
- a CDS encoding MotA/TolQ/ExbB proton channel family protein has product MFEIIQKGGVMMYPIILLSVISLAVFLERIFILRTSNFVPKVFLDKLSLFLAKKDFEGAIQLCEANDSSISRIAKDILNNIDLPVSRLTEFVEETGSFEVQKLERFLPTLQTIASLAPLLGFLGTVLGMIQTFMVMANQGNANIQALSGGIAVALLTTAAGLVVAVPTVIFYHIIRHRAEKITLEMEKATSQIMNLIFKEGKK; this is encoded by the coding sequence ATGTTTGAAATAATCCAGAAAGGTGGGGTGATGATGTATCCCATCATATTACTTTCCGTAATCTCCCTTGCAGTTTTTTTAGAGAGGATCTTTATACTAAGAACTTCCAACTTTGTTCCAAAGGTTTTTTTAGATAAACTATCACTCTTTTTAGCCAAAAAAGATTTCGAAGGCGCAATCCAGTTGTGTGAGGCAAATGATTCATCCATTTCACGAATCGCAAAAGATATTTTAAACAATATAGATCTACCTGTATCAAGGTTAACCGAATTTGTAGAAGAGACAGGGAGTTTTGAAGTTCAAAAGCTTGAAAGATTTCTCCCTACACTCCAAACAATTGCAAGTCTTGCTCCACTTTTAGGTTTTCTTGGGACAGTTTTGGGTATGATCCAGACTTTTATGGTAATGGCAAACCAAGGAAATGCAAATATTCAAGCCCTTTCTGGCGGGATAGCAGTGGCACTGCTTACTACGGCAGCTGGTCTTGTTGTTGCTGTACCTACAGTCATTTTTTACCACATTATTCGACACAGGGCAGAAAAAATCACCCTCGAAATGGAAAAAGCCACCTCTCAAATTATGAACCTCATATTCAAGGAAGGTAAAAAATGA